In Zingiber officinale cultivar Zhangliang chromosome 1A, Zo_v1.1, whole genome shotgun sequence, a genomic segment contains:
- the LOC122001071 gene encoding protein argonaute MEL1-like, whose protein sequence is MSGERGAYGGGRRGGGRGGRGPVDGSRSRGGGGRGGYAPAPRSQESSTTPSASYRPSPLATAADSPSSSSIGEELRHLTIAEPTKEQTPQPAAPPASSKGLRHPARPDFGTVGRPCLVRANHFLVEIADNTLFHYDVSIVPESVSRATNRKIISELVKVHKDKVLGRRMPSYDGRKSLYTAGTFPFESKEFTVSLPENDGRKAKDFRVIIKLAGNKSIHNLKEFLAGRQIEAPQEVIQALDIVLTESPSTKYTSVARSFFSPSFGHRAPIGEGLECWRGYYQSLRPTQMCLSLNVGILA, encoded by the exons ATGTCCGGCGAACGAGGAGCATATGGAGGTGGTCGCCGTGGCGGTGGACGGGGCGGTCGGGGTCCTGTTGACGGCAGCAGATCGCGTGGCGGCGGAGGAAGGGGCGGATATGCTCCGGCTCCTCGCTCTCAGGAATCGTCAACGACTCCGTCCGCATCATACCGTCCTTCGCCGCTGGCCACAGCAGCAGATTCGCCTTCGTCCTCTTCTATTGGCGAAGAACTCCGGCATCTCACGATCGCCGAGCCCACGAAGGAGCAGACTCCTCAGCCGGCGGCGCCTCCGGCCTCTAGCAAGGGTTTGAGGCATCCGGCTCGGCCGGATTTCGGCACCGTCGGAAGGCCGTGCTTAGTTAGGGCTAACCATTTCCTTGTCGAAATTGCCGACAATACTCTTTTCCACTATGAT GTGAGTATAGTGCCCGAATCAGTGTCCAGAGCTACCAATAGAAAAATCATCTCTGAGCTTGTCAAGGTGCATAAGGATAAAGTCTTGGGAAGGAGAATGCCATCTTATGATGGAAGGAAGAGCCTGTATACGGCTGGTACTTTTCCTTTTGAGTCAAAGGAGTTCACGGTTTCACTGCCTGAAAATGATGGAAG GAAGGCCAAGGATTTTAGAGTGATTATTAAGCTTGCTggaaacaaaagcatacacaacctgaaggagtttttagctgGTCGACAGATTGAGGCACCTCAAGAAGTCATTCAAGCCCTTGATATTGTTCTTACTGAGTCTCCATCTACCAA GTATACTTCGGTAGCACGGTCCTTCTTTTCCCCGAGCTTTGGGCATCGGGCACCCATTGGAGAAGGCTTAGAATGCTGGAGGGGCTACTATCAAAGCCTTCGACCAACACAAATGTGCTTGTCTTTGAACGTAGGTATTCTTGCTTGA